One Triticum dicoccoides isolate Atlit2015 ecotype Zavitan chromosome 5B, WEW_v2.0, whole genome shotgun sequence genomic window carries:
- the LOC119307765 gene encoding uncharacterized protein LOC119307765, whose translation MAEPFPTSDPRDLRIIAHVLYGLPRLPGGGGGAVRDREARRPGGAVEGRGDAPLGSDHGVTGDAVTSSIPSVPEAARGPDLEGLAGRGAGKGLPSEARRRGRVEGRGAAPLGSDHGVTGEAVTSSAPSVPEAARGPDLEGLAGRGAAKGLPSEARRRGRVEGRGAAPLVSDHGVTGEAVTSSAPLVSEAARGDDLEGIAGQGAGVGEDFSCSSMRGPGPQEEAAAPTARVSLDPGSCSQEELGGGEDLVSQNLVHDLTLVSTNNVTAALSKTNSPVSHFRIDSILFVTEQLDDWFKLLVTKKVKEVVVVNRRWPKTVVDFPINGLDNTGVQQLSICFCKIPDALVYDMDTLLVLDLSHCYISKETLHDMVYRCKKLREIHLGYHKESILVSSGTLQLIQLWFSQMDLIEVRAPLLQKITVSAVPKGKDKLRVRLQGCSQLHTLVGNISAQAILIEGHDIRMGTKLMTTLKNLHIGVSLSKEKERKHLLNIFKYFPYLEKLTLWRMDDVSSDEAVEAAIDDWADELRALEIMRHLRLLQFQGFKGGVFEVCIAEAFLKLSTSLRDLVIESDMEDTFERAKSAFKPPSQVNISYQKSSVAALE comes from the exons ATGGCGGAGCCCTTCCCCACCAGCGACCCGAGAGATCTCAGAATCATAGCCCATGTGCTCTATGGTCTTCCCCGACTgccaggcggtggaggaggcgcggTGCGCGATCGAGAGGCTCGTCGCCCTGGCGGTGCTGTGGAGGGCAGGGGCGACGCGCCGCTGGGGAGCGACCACGGGGTCACAGGAGATGCCGTCACATCCAGTATCCCTTCCGTACCAGAGGCGGCCCGTGGCCCCGATCTGGAGGGCCTCGCCGGCCGAGGAGCAGGTAAAGGGCTTCCATCAGAGGCACGTCGTCGCGGTCGCGTGGAGGGCAGGGGCGCCGCGCCGCTGGGGAGCGACCACGGGGTCACAGGAGAGGCCGTCACATCCAGCGCCCCTTCCGTACCAGAGGCGGCCCGTGGCCCCGATCTGGAGGGTCTCGCCGGCCGAGGAGCAGCTAAAGGGCTTCCATCAGAGGCACGTCGCCGCGGTCGCGTGGAGGGCAGGGGCGCCGCGCCGCTGGTGAGCGACCACGGGGTCACAGGAGAGGCGGTCACATCCAGTGCCCCTCTCGTATCTGAGGCGGCCCGTGGCGACGATCTGGAGGGCATCGCCGGCCAAGGAGCAGGCGTAGGAGAAGACTTCTCCTGCAGCAGTATGAGAGGACCGGGTCCCCAAGAGGAGGCTGCTGCCCCAACAGCTAGAGTCAGTTTGGATCCTGGATCCTGCAGCCAGGAAGAGCTGGGGGGTGGAGAGGATCTTGTGTCTCAGAATCTGGTCCACGATCTCACTCTTGTCAGCACCAATAATGTTACCGCGGCTCTCAGTAAGACCAACTCTCCAGTTTCTCACTTCAGAATTGACTCCATTCTGTTTGTCACTGAGCAGTTAGACGATTGGTTTAAGttgctggtgaccaagaaggtcaaagaAGTTGTAGTGGTAAATCGCAGATGGCCCAAGACAGTGGTTGATTTCCCAATCAACGGCTTAGACAACACTGGAGTCCAGCAGTTGAGCATATGTTTCTGCAAGATTCCGGATGCATTAGTGTATGACATGGACACCCTGCTGGTGCTCGACTTATCCCATTGCTATATCAGCAAAGAAACTCTTCATGATATGGTTTACAGATGTAAAAAATTGAGAGAGATACATCTGGGTTATCACAAGGAATCTATTCTTGTTTCTTCAGGAACTCTGCAATTGATACAGCTGTGGTTCTCCCAGATGGATTTAATAGAGGTCCGGGCACCTCTACTCCAAAAAATCACAGTGTCAGCTGTGCCAAAGGGCAAGGATAAGCTCAGAGTACGCCTTCAGGGCTGTTCACAACTACATACTCTAGTTGGCAATATATCTGCTCAGGCGATTCTGATAGAAGGTCATGATATAAGAATG GGGACCAAGTTGATGACCACATTGAAGAATCTCCATATTGGTGTATCCCTGTCCAAAGAAAAAGAGCGAAAGCACCTCTTAAATATCTTCAAATACTTCCCCTATCTTGAGAAGTTAACACTATGG CGCATGGACGATGTATCAAGCGATGAAGCCGTGGAGGCTGCAATTGACGACTGGGCAGATGAACTCAGGGCACTTGAGATCATGCGCCATCTCCGTTTGTTGCAGTTTCAAGGATTTAAAGGCGGAGTCTTTGAAGTTTGTATCGCTGAAGCATTTCTCAAGCTTTCCACATCGCTTAGGGACCTTGTAATTGAATCTGACATGGAGGATACGTTCGAGAGGGCGAAAAGTGCTTTTAAGCCGCCAAGTCAAGTAAATATCTCGTACCAGAAGTCAAGCGTTGCTGCATTGGAATAA